Proteins encoded in a region of the Sulfurimonas marina genome:
- the gltB gene encoding glutamate synthase large subunit codes for MVEHHDLLRSFKDNCGFGLVANIKNKPSRKVLNDAITALERMMHRGAVAADGKTGDGSGLLLSMPEEFIRKEAEKNGVELPKQFAVASVFTKDIKHLDVVEETCANNDLKVVLRREVPVDTKALGEQAIESLPNIVQLFIVPNSIMATNRFDALLYLSRKEAEHQLIDDRDFYIASMSSRVLSYKGLVMPTHIKEFYKDLTDEAFKISFSLFHQRFSTNTLPEWRLAQPFRAVAHNGEINSVEGNRINVEIKSESITSEVFSNEEIQRLLPILQKGASDSASADNFLEFLLVNGMDFFKAVRAVIPSAWQNAPHMDPELRAFYEYHSTVFEAWDGPAAFSVTDGRYIGCALDRNGLRPSKYIVTKDDNLLIASEYGVIDIAEEDIKERGRLQSGQMIGLDLKYGKLLKSDDIDNYLKSSNPYMKWLNEHMIYLQEHVEDQYAAIDTLEGDDLIRRQKFFNITQEVVEQVIEPMITEGKEAVGSMGDDTPMAAFSDKQRNFTDFFKQKFAQVTNPPIDPIREKVVMSLNTGFGEIHNILNEIPTHAHRLKSISPIITAEKLRVLKSFGDEKSPSYQSFYKNKTFSTAYKGELRAALDTLVESIIDSVKNEGARIVILDDADFSAENKVIPMAMAVGRVNFALLKAKIRHLVSIVSVTGEVTDSHSAAVLLGYGASAVYPNLLFSTIADQLTRGKNSNIEQSEALKAAHSALNGGLLKIMSKMGIATIASYRNSGLFDVMGLSREIVQDCFETSNVAVPGLTYEDIDERVEKFHKSAFKDDGFKKIFPLNIGGFYKFYTEQEHHDFGPSVIHAIHAAVDSGKTEDFEKLKAIVNKRGLKFIRDFFDLKSDRKAIDISEVEPKEAIFKRFVSAAMSLGSISPEAHETLAIAMNTIGGQSNSGEGGEDKARFGTNRVSKIKQVASGRFGVTPEYLRSAEEIQIKVAQGAKPGEGGQLPGHKVTGLIAKLRHTVPGVTLISPPPHHDIYSIEDLAQLIFDLKQANPKARIAVKLVSTIGVGTIAAGVAKAYADKIIISGGDGGTGAAPLTSIKFAGNPWELGLSEAHNALKANNLRGLVEVQTDGGLKTGLDVVKAALLGAESYAFGTGVLAIIGCKMLRICHVNKCSVGIATQNEKLRQEFFKGKVEQVINYFTLLAEDVRTIMAELGFKTMEEMIGRVDLLKVKEDEFAQKFDFSAVLHQEDGVNTCQQPFNPPFDDNSFEKGILQQAREAIKYPDHPVKINAEITNLHRSFGTLISGEIAEYYGDEGLKPDTIKLNLTGVAGQALGAFLNNGISIYLQGVANDYIGKGMHGGKIIITSKNEGEEYSAGGNTCLYGATGGKLYISGSVGERFAVRNSGALAIVEGTGDNACEYMTGGVVTILGKTGINFGAGMTGGVAFVYDEEHHFIENVNHELVEAVRIDTDEGDEARHYLKRLLKDYIVETGSEKAKEILENFRVEVRNFWLVKPKNLTKLPLNLENGD; via the coding sequence ATGGTAGAACATCATGATTTATTAAGATCATTTAAAGATAACTGTGGATTTGGACTTGTTGCAAACATCAAGAACAAACCATCTCGTAAAGTCTTAAATGATGCGATCACAGCATTAGAACGTATGATGCACCGCGGTGCAGTTGCTGCTGATGGAAAAACTGGGGACGGAAGTGGACTACTACTTTCTATGCCTGAAGAGTTTATTAGAAAAGAAGCAGAAAAAAATGGTGTTGAGTTACCAAAACAGTTTGCAGTAGCATCTGTATTTACAAAAGATATTAAACATTTAGACGTAGTTGAAGAAACATGTGCAAACAATGACTTAAAAGTTGTACTACGTCGTGAAGTTCCAGTTGATACTAAAGCGTTAGGGGAACAAGCTATTGAGTCTTTACCAAATATTGTACAACTTTTTATAGTTCCAAACTCTATTATGGCTACAAACAGATTCGATGCCCTTTTATACCTTTCTCGTAAAGAGGCTGAACATCAACTGATCGATGATAGAGACTTCTACATCGCTTCTATGAGTTCAAGAGTTTTATCGTATAAAGGTCTTGTTATGCCGACGCATATTAAAGAGTTTTATAAAGATTTAACAGATGAAGCGTTTAAAATTTCATTTTCACTTTTCCACCAAAGATTCTCTACAAATACATTACCGGAATGGCGTTTAGCACAGCCATTTAGAGCAGTAGCACACAACGGTGAGATCAACTCTGTAGAAGGAAACCGTATTAACGTAGAGATCAAATCTGAATCTATTACGTCAGAAGTATTTAGCAACGAAGAGATCCAAAGACTTCTACCAATCTTACAAAAAGGTGCATCGGATTCTGCTAGTGCAGATAACTTCTTAGAGTTTTTACTTGTAAACGGTATGGACTTCTTTAAAGCTGTACGTGCAGTTATCCCTTCAGCGTGGCAAAATGCTCCGCATATGGATCCTGAACTACGTGCATTCTATGAGTATCACTCAACAGTATTTGAAGCATGGGACGGTCCTGCAGCATTCTCTGTAACAGACGGTAGATATATCGGTTGTGCACTTGATAGAAACGGTCTACGTCCATCTAAATACATCGTTACAAAAGATGATAACCTTTTAATTGCATCTGAATACGGTGTAATCGACATCGCTGAAGAAGATATTAAAGAACGTGGGCGTCTTCAATCTGGTCAAATGATCGGACTTGACCTGAAATATGGAAAACTTTTAAAAAGTGATGATATCGACAACTATCTAAAATCATCTAACCCATACATGAAATGGTTAAATGAGCACATGATCTATCTTCAAGAGCATGTAGAAGATCAATATGCTGCAATCGATACTTTAGAAGGTGATGACCTTATCAGAAGACAAAAATTCTTCAATATCACTCAAGAGGTTGTAGAACAAGTAATCGAGCCTATGATCACTGAAGGTAAAGAGGCAGTTGGTTCTATGGGTGACGATACACCTATGGCCGCTTTTTCTGACAAACAAAGAAACTTTACAGACTTCTTTAAACAAAAATTTGCGCAAGTTACGAACCCGCCAATCGATCCGATTCGTGAAAAAGTTGTAATGAGTTTAAATACAGGTTTCGGTGAGATTCACAACATCTTAAACGAGATCCCAACTCATGCACATAGATTAAAATCTATTTCACCGATCATTACGGCTGAAAAACTAAGAGTATTAAAATCTTTCGGTGATGAAAAGTCTCCAAGTTACCAAAGTTTTTACAAAAATAAAACATTCTCAACTGCATATAAAGGTGAGTTAAGAGCTGCTTTAGACACTTTAGTTGAATCAATCATAGACTCAGTTAAAAACGAGGGAGCTAGAATTGTTATTTTAGACGATGCAGATTTCAGTGCAGAAAATAAAGTTATCCCTATGGCTATGGCTGTTGGACGCGTTAATTTCGCACTTTTAAAAGCAAAAATTCGTCACCTTGTATCGATCGTATCTGTAACAGGTGAGGTAACAGACTCTCACTCTGCTGCAGTACTTCTTGGATATGGTGCAAGTGCGGTATATCCAAACTTACTATTTAGTACAATTGCTGATCAGTTAACTCGCGGTAAAAACAGCAATATTGAGCAAAGTGAAGCACTAAAAGCTGCACACTCTGCACTTAACGGCGGTCTTTTAAAAATAATGTCTAAAATGGGTATTGCGACAATCGCTTCGTACAGAAACTCTGGACTATTTGATGTTATGGGTCTTTCTCGTGAGATCGTACAAGATTGTTTTGAAACATCAAATGTTGCAGTTCCAGGTTTAACATATGAAGATATCGATGAAAGAGTTGAGAAATTCCATAAGTCGGCATTTAAAGATGACGGCTTTAAGAAAATCTTCCCATTAAACATCGGTGGATTCTATAAGTTCTATACTGAACAAGAACACCACGATTTCGGTCCATCAGTTATTCATGCTATCCATGCAGCTGTTGACAGTGGAAAAACTGAAGATTTCGAAAAATTAAAAGCTATAGTAAACAAACGTGGTCTGAAATTTATTCGTGATTTCTTTGATCTTAAATCTGATAGAAAAGCTATTGATATCTCTGAAGTTGAGCCAAAAGAGGCTATCTTCAAACGTTTCGTTTCTGCGGCGATGAGTTTAGGTTCTATCTCTCCTGAAGCTCACGAGACATTAGCGATCGCTATGAACACTATCGGCGGTCAATCTAACTCAGGTGAGGGTGGAGAAGATAAAGCTCGTTTTGGAACAAACAGAGTTTCTAAAATTAAACAAGTTGCATCTGGACGTTTTGGTGTTACTCCTGAGTACCTAAGAAGTGCTGAAGAGATTCAAATTAAAGTTGCTCAAGGTGCTAAACCGGGTGAGGGTGGACAGCTTCCAGGTCATAAAGTTACGGGTCTGATTGCAAAACTTCGTCATACGGTTCCTGGTGTTACACTAATTTCACCTCCGCCACACCACGATATCTATTCGATCGAAGATTTAGCACAGCTTATTTTCGACCTTAAACAAGCTAACCCTAAAGCGAGAATTGCGGTTAAACTTGTTTCAACTATCGGTGTTGGTACAATTGCAGCGGGTGTTGCAAAAGCGTATGCGGATAAAATTATTATCTCTGGTGGTGACGGTGGTACTGGTGCTGCTCCACTTACATCTATTAAATTTGCGGGTAACCCATGGGAGCTTGGTCTTTCTGAAGCGCATAATGCTCTTAAAGCAAATAACTTACGTGGTTTAGTTGAAGTACAAACAGATGGTGGTTTAAAAACTGGTTTAGATGTTGTTAAAGCTGCATTACTTGGTGCTGAGTCTTATGCATTCGGTACAGGTGTTCTTGCGATCATCGGTTGTAAAATGCTTAGAATCTGTCACGTAAATAAATGTTCTGTAGGTATTGCAACTCAAAACGAAAAACTTCGTCAAGAGTTCTTTAAAGGGAAAGTTGAACAAGTTATCAACTACTTTACACTTTTAGCTGAAGATGTACGTACAATTATGGCTGAACTTGGTTTTAAAACTATGGAAGAGATGATCGGACGTGTTGATCTACTGAAAGTGAAAGAGGATGAGTTCGCTCAAAAATTTGACTTCTCAGCAGTACTTCACCAAGAGGACGGTGTAAATACTTGTCAACAGCCTTTCAACCCTCCATTTGATGACAACAGTTTTGAAAAAGGTATCTTACAACAAGCTCGTGAAGCTATTAAGTATCCTGACCATCCGGTGAAAATCAATGCTGAGATCACAAACTTACATAGAAGTTTCGGTACATTAATCTCTGGTGAAATCGCTGAGTACTATGGTGATGAGGGATTAAAACCAGATACTATTAAACTAAACCTTACAGGTGTTGCTGGGCAGGCTCTTGGAGCATTCCTAAACAACGGTATCTCTATCTACCTACAAGGTGTAGCAAATGACTATATCGGTAAAGGTATGCACGGTGGTAAAATTATCATCACTTCTAAAAATGAGGGTGAAGAGTACAGTGCAGGTGGTAATACTTGTCTTTACGGTGCAACTGGCGGTAAGCTTTACATCTCTGGAAGCGTTGGTGAGCGTTTTGCTGTAAGAAACTCTGGTGCACTTGCTATCGTTGAAGGTACAGGGGATAATGCTTGTGAATATATGACAGGCGGTGTTGTAACTATCCTTGGAAAAACAGGTATCAACTTTGGTGCAGGTATGACAGGCGGTGTTGCATTTGTTTATGATGAGGAACACCACTTTATTGAAAATGTTAACCACGAGTTAGTTGAAGCGGTAAGAATCGATACTGATGAGGGTGACGAAGCTAGACATTACCTAAAACGTTTACTAAAAGACTATATTGTTGAAACTGGTAGTGAAAAAGCAAAAGAGATACTAGAGAACTTTAGAGTAGAGGTAAGAAATTTCTGGTTAGTAAAACCTAAGAACTTAACGAAATTACCTCTTAACTTAGAGAATGGAGATTAA
- a CDS encoding glutamate synthase subunit beta codes for MREFLSVERIDPTKRLVVERTKDFKEIYEVFTTNDASTQSDRCIQCGDPYCLNKCPLHNYIPQWLKAVSEKDLEFAFKLSNEPSPFPEVMGRVCPHDRLCEGDCTLNDGHGAITIGSVETYINEEGFKAGLKPDFPGITTDKKVAVIGSGPAGLSAATYLLRSGIAVTMYERADRAGGLLTYGIPNFKLDKKIVDRRVKLLQEAGLELVLNCEVGKDITFEEIADKHDAMFIGIGATKPKSAGIAGEKAPNVYAAMDYLTNIQKKNFSAEYDKKFDFKDLNVVVVGGGDTAMDCLRTAKREGAKSVTCLYRRDEHNMPGSKKEYKNAMEEGVDFTFLVSPKDIILNENGNAVAVEVVKTTLGAKDESGRQRMEEVKGSEYRVNADVIIMSLGFDPVVPSFLAENGIETNGWGGIIINDETHETSTSGVYAGGDCFRGADLVVTAAYDGREAARSIVDSLLN; via the coding sequence ATGAGAGAATTTTTATCAGTAGAAAGAATCGATCCTACAAAAAGATTAGTAGTTGAAAGAACAAAAGATTTTAAAGAGATTTATGAAGTTTTCACTACAAACGATGCATCTACACAAAGTGACAGATGTATCCAATGTGGGGATCCTTATTGTTTAAATAAGTGTCCACTTCATAACTACATTCCACAATGGCTAAAAGCTGTAAGTGAAAAAGATCTTGAATTTGCATTTAAACTCTCAAATGAACCTTCTCCATTCCCTGAAGTTATGGGAAGAGTTTGTCCACACGACAGACTTTGTGAAGGTGACTGTACACTAAACGACGGACACGGTGCAATCACTATCGGTTCTGTTGAGACGTATATCAATGAAGAGGGGTTTAAAGCTGGATTAAAACCGGACTTCCCGGGAATTACGACAGATAAAAAAGTCGCAGTAATAGGAAGTGGACCTGCAGGACTTTCAGCAGCGACATATCTTCTTCGTTCAGGAATTGCGGTAACTATGTATGAAAGAGCTGACCGTGCAGGTGGTCTTTTAACTTACGGTATCCCTAACTTCAAACTTGATAAGAAAATAGTTGATCGTCGTGTAAAACTTCTTCAAGAAGCTGGACTAGAGTTAGTTCTTAACTGTGAAGTAGGAAAAGATATCACTTTTGAAGAGATTGCAGACAAGCATGATGCTATGTTTATCGGTATAGGTGCTACAAAACCAAAATCAGCAGGTATTGCAGGTGAGAAAGCTCCTAATGTTTATGCAGCTATGGATTACCTTACAAATATTCAGAAAAAGAATTTTAGTGCTGAATATGACAAAAAGTTTGACTTTAAAGACTTAAATGTTGTAGTTGTTGGTGGTGGTGATACTGCTATGGACTGTTTACGTACAGCGAAACGTGAAGGTGCTAAATCTGTTACATGTTTATACCGTCGTGATGAGCACAATATGCCGGGTTCTAAAAAAGAGTATAAAAATGCTATGGAAGAGGGTGTTGACTTTACTTTCTTAGTATCTCCAAAAGATATTATTCTAAATGAAAACGGGAATGCTGTAGCAGTTGAAGTTGTAAAAACAACTCTTGGTGCTAAAGATGAGTCTGGTCGTCAAAGAATGGAAGAGGTAAAAGGTAGCGAGTATCGTGTAAATGCTGACGTTATCATTATGTCTTTAGGATTTGACCCTGTAGTTCCGTCATTCTTAGCAGAAAACGGAATCGAGACAAACGGTTGGGGTGGAATCATTATTAATGATGAAACTCATGAAACATCTACTTCTGGTGTATACGCAGGGGGAGACTGTTTCCGTGGAGCTGATCTTGTTGTAACTGCTGCTTATGACGGTCGTGAAGCTGCGCGCAGTATTGTTGATTCTCTACTAAACTAA
- a CDS encoding 23S rRNA (pseudouridine(1915)-N(3))-methyltransferase RlmH, giving the protein MNIEIISIAKKEKSIYDPLYKDLTKMISRFAKVSDTEIFTKDVTKAHTISPDASQRAYTKVLEPHIGSGFSVTLHPDGKLIDSFEFSKLLNDKMSVKFFIGGAYGFEDEFLKKSDAVISLGKITMSHKIAKAVLLEQIYRGFSILSNHPYHK; this is encoded by the coding sequence ATGAATATAGAGATAATTTCCATCGCAAAAAAAGAGAAATCTATTTACGATCCCCTCTATAAAGACTTAACAAAGATGATTTCTCGCTTTGCAAAAGTGAGTGATACTGAAATTTTTACCAAAGATGTAACAAAAGCACACACTATATCACCAGATGCCTCACAGAGGGCATATACAAAGGTTTTAGAACCTCATATAGGGAGCGGATTTAGCGTAACTTTGCATCCTGATGGAAAATTAATCGACAGTTTTGAATTTAGTAAGCTTTTAAATGATAAAATGTCGGTGAAATTTTTCATCGGCGGAGCTTACGGCTTTGAAGATGAGTTTTTAAAAAAAAGTGATGCAGTTATAAGTTTAGGTAAAATCACTATGAGTCACAAAATAGCAAAAGCTGTTTTGCTAGAACAGATCTATAGAGGGTTTTCTATACTAAGCAATCATCCATATCACAAATAA
- the accD gene encoding acetyl-CoA carboxylase, carboxyltransferase subunit beta — protein MNLLNLFTRSSQTKEPEKVEASAQWIKCKSCHSLMYYKEVENQNYVCPKCGFHIRIGVKERIALLADEGTFVEYDASLEPVDPLKFVDKKPYTKRVEEGFAKTGRKSSVVSGSCTMNGVGVEVVIFDFSFMGGSLGSVEGEKIVRAVNRAIENKHGLIIFSASGGARMQESTFSLLQMSKTSAALAKLGQHNLPYISVLTDPTMGGVSASFATLGDIIIAEPGALIGFAGQRVIEQTIGSELPDGFQRAEFLLEKGSIDMIVNRNELKKTLSDLLTLLKKD, from the coding sequence TTGAATTTATTAAACCTTTTTACGAGATCATCACAAACTAAAGAACCTGAAAAAGTTGAGGCTTCTGCTCAGTGGATAAAATGTAAATCTTGTCACTCTTTAATGTACTATAAAGAGGTTGAAAATCAAAACTATGTATGTCCTAAATGTGGATTTCATATCCGTATAGGTGTGAAAGAGCGTATCGCTTTACTTGCGGATGAAGGAACATTTGTTGAATACGATGCATCTTTAGAACCTGTAGATCCACTTAAATTTGTTGACAAGAAACCATATACAAAACGTGTAGAAGAGGGTTTTGCAAAAACAGGCAGAAAGTCTTCAGTTGTGAGCGGTAGTTGTACGATGAACGGAGTAGGTGTAGAAGTTGTAATTTTTGACTTCTCATTTATGGGTGGTTCACTTGGATCAGTGGAGGGTGAAAAAATTGTTCGTGCGGTAAATCGTGCAATCGAGAATAAACACGGGCTTATCATCTTCTCAGCTTCAGGTGGAGCAAGAATGCAAGAGAGTACATTCTCACTTTTACAGATGTCTAAAACTTCTGCAGCACTTGCAAAACTTGGACAGCATAACCTTCCGTACATCTCAGTACTGACTGACCCTACAATGGGTGGTGTATCTGCGTCATTTGCAACATTAGGTGATATCATCATCGCTGAACCGGGAGCACTTATTGGTTTTGCAGGGCAGCGTGTTATCGAGCAAACTATCGGTTCTGAACTTCCAGATGGCTTCCAGAGAGCTGAGTTCTTACTTGAAAAAGGTTCTATTGATATGATCGTTAATAGAAATGAGTTAAAAAAGACACTTTCAGACCTCCTTACACTTCTTAAAAAAGATTAA
- the dusB gene encoding tRNA dihydrouridine synthase DusB yields MSQKISFEKPIYVLAPLAGFTDLPFRSVVKKFGADLTVSEMLSSNALAHGSKKTLHMIEKSPLEDPYSVQIAGADTNIVRQAVEVLNEQEGIDIIDLNCGCPVPKVVGHGSGSSLLLDLPLMGDIIKTIKDTSNKSMTSVKIRLGFEEKNHVDIAKIVEDSGADFLAVHGRTRAGKFKAPVDYDAIAEIKKAVNIPVIANGDIDSFEKAQWVLEHTGADGVMIGRGAVGAPWIFHQLKTGNEHIDLSLKHEIIMEHYDKMIEFYGAHGVAMFRKHTHTYSKGYRGASALRNQVNTIVDIQEYRDVIDEFFKNSEMVS; encoded by the coding sequence ATGTCACAAAAAATATCTTTTGAAAAACCTATTTATGTTTTAGCACCGTTAGCAGGTTTTACTGACCTGCCTTTTAGAAGTGTTGTAAAAAAGTTTGGAGCTGACCTTACTGTAAGTGAGATGTTAAGCTCTAATGCTTTGGCTCACGGCTCTAAAAAAACTCTTCACATGATTGAAAAATCTCCACTCGAAGATCCTTATTCTGTTCAGATAGCTGGTGCAGATACAAATATTGTTCGCCAGGCGGTTGAAGTACTCAACGAGCAAGAGGGGATAGATATAATTGACCTTAACTGCGGTTGTCCGGTTCCAAAGGTAGTAGGGCATGGAAGCGGAAGTTCTCTTCTATTAGATCTGCCTTTAATGGGTGATATTATAAAAACCATCAAAGATACCTCAAACAAGTCTATGACTTCGGTAAAAATCAGACTTGGATTTGAAGAGAAAAACCATGTTGATATTGCAAAAATTGTTGAAGACAGCGGGGCTGATTTTTTAGCAGTTCACGGCCGTACACGTGCAGGAAAATTTAAAGCACCGGTTGACTATGACGCAATAGCAGAGATCAAAAAAGCTGTTAATATTCCGGTAATTGCAAACGGTGATATCGACTCTTTTGAAAAAGCGCAGTGGGTGCTGGAGCACACAGGGGCTGACGGTGTTATGATCGGACGCGGTGCCGTTGGAGCACCTTGGATTTTTCACCAGTTAAAAACGGGTAATGAGCATATAGATCTTAGCCTAAAACATGAGATAATTATGGAGCATTACGATAAGATGATCGAGTTTTACGGTGCTCACGGTGTAGCGATGTTTAGAAAACATACCCATACATATTCAAAAGGGTATCGTGGTGCTTCAGCACTTAGAAACCAAGTAAATACAATCGTTGATATTCAAGAGTATCGAGATGTAATTGATGAGTTCTTCAAGAACTCTGAAATGGTATCTTAA
- the dksA gene encoding RNA polymerase-binding protein DksA, producing the protein MQASELEFFKEILESRKEQIEKNINGVNDELNGLSSLELNDEGDHASVNNNSMVESAIVEQQQKELNEIMVALGKISKGGYGICEMCEDEIGFQRLKVKPHAVYCIDCREIAEKSKK; encoded by the coding sequence GTGCAAGCAAGTGAATTAGAGTTTTTTAAAGAGATACTAGAGAGTCGTAAAGAACAGATTGAAAAAAACATCAATGGTGTTAACGACGAACTTAACGGGCTAAGTTCTCTAGAACTAAACGATGAAGGCGATCATGCTTCAGTAAATAATAATTCAATGGTAGAGAGTGCTATAGTAGAGCAACAACAAAAAGAATTGAATGAGATAATGGTTGCTCTAGGAAAGATATCTAAAGGCGGATATGGTATCTGTGAGATGTGTGAAGATGAGATAGGTTTTCAAAGACTAAAAGTAAAACCTCATGCTGTTTATTGTATAGACTGTAGAGAGATAGCAGAAAAGTCTAAAAAATAA
- a CDS encoding HAD-IIB family hydrolase has product MKKLIFTDLDGTLLNHDDYSFEPSLQALNKIKETQTPLIFTTSKTKAEVIQLQKKVGIIEPYITENGAALFIPKGYQGLALEELEEYEGYKIILFGKRYRDILNFYEKYKKEFGMKGFSEMSIDEIMELTQLDYEHAELAKQRDFTEPFVIEDPAKIKELQSLAQSYGLQVTQGGRFYHLIAKEQDKGVAVKETTRLFQKLFNEDVETFGFGDSYNDIPMFKNVDNPIIIQNHCGRYVTTDIENIEKSTYQGSAGFNEKVLSDVF; this is encoded by the coding sequence ATGAAAAAACTGATATTTACAGATTTAGACGGTACTTTGTTAAATCACGATGATTACTCTTTCGAACCGTCCCTCCAAGCCCTCAACAAAATCAAAGAAACACAAACCCCTCTTATATTTACAACAAGCAAAACAAAAGCTGAAGTTATCCAATTGCAAAAAAAAGTTGGTATAATAGAACCATATATAACTGAAAACGGTGCAGCTTTGTTTATACCAAAAGGGTATCAAGGTCTGGCTTTAGAAGAGTTAGAAGAGTACGAAGGGTATAAAATAATTCTCTTTGGAAAGCGTTATAGGGATATACTGAACTTTTATGAAAAGTATAAAAAAGAGTTTGGTATGAAAGGGTTTAGTGAGATGAGTATCGATGAAATAATGGAGTTAACACAGCTGGATTATGAACATGCCGAGTTGGCTAAACAAAGGGACTTTACAGAACCTTTTGTTATCGAAGACCCCGCTAAAATAAAAGAGCTGCAATCTCTGGCTCAGAGTTACGGTTTACAAGTAACACAGGGTGGACGTTTTTATCATCTTATAGCAAAAGAACAAGATAAAGGTGTAGCGGTTAAAGAAACCACACGTCTTTTTCAAAAACTTTTTAATGAAGATGTAGAGACCTTTGGTTTTGGAGACAGTTACAATGATATCCCAATGTTTAAAAATGTCGATAACCCCATTATTATTCAAAACCACTGCGGTAGGTACGTGACCACCGATATAGAAAATATTGAAAA
- a CDS encoding thiamine phosphate synthase, with the protein MRLYALCDQEMLDSRGISVEKYIELAKAKNAEIIQYRNKSADISLIKQQLINIRKIYDGFLIVNDAYELIEFCDGVHVGQEDLEEIDKDTKKAVKILRNVIGKDKILGISTHNNEEVLAANDMDLNYIGLGAYRDTSTKKDISHVLGDNLDAIAKLSKHYVAAIGGVKEEDSFNHVTYHVIGSGLIK; encoded by the coding sequence ATGCGTTTATATGCACTTTGCGATCAAGAGATGCTCGACAGTCGTGGCATCTCTGTAGAAAAGTATATAGAACTAGCAAAAGCAAAAAATGCTGAAATAATTCAGTACAGAAACAAATCTGCAGATATATCTCTTATTAAACAACAACTTATCAACATCAGAAAAATCTACGACGGCTTTTTAATTGTAAACGATGCATATGAACTTATAGAGTTTTGTGATGGTGTACACGTTGGACAAGAAGATCTTGAAGAGATCGACAAAGATACAAAAAAAGCGGTAAAGATTTTACGAAACGTAATTGGAAAAGATAAGATACTTGGAATCTCCACACACAATAATGAAGAGGTTTTAGCAGCTAACGATATGGATCTAAACTATATAGGTTTAGGTGCCTATAGAGATACCTCTACAAAAAAAGATATCTCACATGTATTAGGGGATAACTTAGATGCTATTGCAAAGCTGTCCAAACATTATGTTGCTGCAATCGGCGGTGTAAAAGAGGAAGATAGTTTTAATCATGTTACATATCATGTAATAGGAAGTGGACTGATCAAATGA
- the recO gene encoding recombination protein RecO has translation MQGFIINLNRVKEEDLIVTIISKSSLDTLYRFYGSRHGTINIGFKIDYEIEPSSKSTISRLKDVIHIGYKWINNPNKLQLWQQFISLFHQHLKEAEELSEFYFELLERASAQWDKQNPKRIAIELYMELLEYEGRLHHDNICFLCSNKIEGDPSIIRAYLPTHFHCNKTMTISQKALKELYTNKSSLFLSDKEVDRLWYVLLEGL, from the coding sequence ATGCAAGGTTTTATTATAAATCTCAATCGTGTGAAAGAGGAAGACTTAATTGTTACTATCATATCGAAATCAAGCTTAGACACCCTTTATAGGTTTTACGGTTCTCGCCACGGTACGATCAACATAGGTTTTAAAATAGATTACGAGATTGAACCCTCTTCAAAATCGACGATATCAAGACTAAAAGATGTGATCCATATTGGGTATAAATGGATTAACAACCCAAATAAACTCCAACTATGGCAACAGTTCATCTCACTTTTCCATCAACACCTAAAAGAGGCTGAAGAGTTAAGTGAGTTTTATTTTGAGCTTTTAGAAAGAGCTTCTGCACAATGGGATAAACAGAACCCTAAAAGGATAGCTATAGAGCTTTATATGGAACTTTTAGAATATGAGGGAAGATTACACCATGACAATATCTGTTTTTTATGTTCCAACAAAATTGAGGGGGATCCTTCAATCATAAGAGCATATCTGCCTACCCATTTTCACTGTAATAAAACAATGACCATAAGTCAAAAAGCTCTTAAAGAACTCTATACAAACAAAAGCTCTCTCTTCTTAAGCGATAAAGAGGTAGATAGGTTGTGGTACGTACTTTTAGAGGGTTTATAG